AGACGGCCAAATAACAGACAAAATGATAGCGGTTACAGCCGACCAAAAAATAACGACAAACGGAACAAATCGCTTCCCATTAAAGAAAGCTAACGACGCCGGAAGTCTATTGTAATCATAGTACTTATTAAAGATAACAGCCCCTAGGAAACCAGAAATAATGCCAATAAAAACACCCATGTTAAGAGCAGGGGCCCCTAAAAATGAAATAAAATAATCTTTCACTACTAACTCTTTTCCAAATAAGGAGGAGACCGTAGCGTCAGGGCTTGATAACATATCCCCGCTTACTCCAAAAATTGCACCCGTAATCCGATTGATTAAGATAAAAGCAATCAGTGCGGCAAATGCGCCACCTGCCCTCTCCTTAGCCCATGAGCCACCAATGGCAACTGCAAACAAAATATGAAGATTACCGATGATAGCCCAGCCTATTTCTTCCATCACGTGGGCAAATCTGACGACAAAGGTTACATCTCCACCTACCATCGCAATCAGCTTGGCTAGAGAAATCATAATCCCCGCAGCAGGCATGACAGCAACTACCACTAAAAGTGCTTTCCCAAGCTTTTGCCAGAAATCAAAAGATGCCATGTTTCTCACTGTGACTCCCCCCTGAATACATCTATCATTTATTTTATCAACTCAATGAAATCGTTTGCGCAAAATCATTGTAATAAAAACGCTTTCATAAAACAAGAGAAATTTTATAATAGTTCCTCTTTTCGCTCCAAAAATAAAATAGCTTATTTCTCTTAACTGAAAATACATTTAATACAACTATTTATCCCTTCATAAACCAAATGAAAGGCAGTCCCTTTAAGAGAATAACAATAAAATACTCGAAAATAACTTGCGCAATCGGTTGCACAATTAATTGATTGAAAATATAATGATTGTGAGATTCTTTCAAACATGCGGTCAACCAAAGAACAAAGGAGGTTTTTATATGCAAGATACCAGTTTTGCCATTCATCCTGGAAATGAACAAGCAAGCAATTCGAACCAATACTATGATATTGGTGCCTTATTAGACTATGAAAAAACTGATCTCTTCCACTTTCGCTGTGAGCGTGGTTGGGTTAGTCTATCCTTCTATGCAGATGATATTGTGCGGATAACTATGAAACCGCTATCAAAACCTACCCTAGAAAGCAGCTTTGCCCTCATAAAAGCTTCTCAGGATGTCCATACAATATGTGAGGACCATGATCAGTATCTCCTGATTAAAGCAGCTGGGCTTCACCTAAAAATCAACAAAAATCCTTTTCGCATTTCCGCCTATGATCCTTTGGGACGACTGCTTGTAGCTGAGGGCGAGAGAGGAATGGCCTTTACACAAAAACAAGAAATTATTTGTTTTAAAGAAATGGATGCCGCCGACCATTTTTACGGATTTGGCGAAAAAACCGGTTTTCTTGATAAACGCGGGGAAAACATGACGATGTGGAATACAGACGTTTTTGCTCCGCATAATCCAGAGACTGATGCTCTCTATGAATCGATTCCGTACTTCATGACGATTCGAAATGGTTTTGCACATGGAATCTTTTTTGATAACACGTATCGCAGCGTTTTTGATCTGAAATCTAGTCAAACCCGCTATTCCTTCGGGGCAGAAGGCGGCGAATTAGATTATTACATTCTGGCAGGGCCTACTCCAAAGGATGTTATTACTCAATACACGACATTAACAGGCCGCATGGATATTCCCCCTAAATGGGCACTTGGCTATCATCAATCACGTTACAGCTATAAAAACGAGCAGGAAGTACGGGAACTGGTAAGAAATTTTAAGCATAAAGAAATTCCAGTCGATGCGATCTACTTGGATATTCATTACATGGACGGATACCGTGTATTTACTTTTGACTATGATCGATTCCCGCATGCCCATTCGCTGATTCAAGAATTAAAAGCAGAAGGGATTAACATCGTTCCCATTGTTGATCCAGGTGTCAAGCAAGATGCGGAGTACCCTATCTATCAAGAGGGGGTACGGGAAAATCATTTTTGCAAATACCTGGATGGAAATATATATGTAGGGGAAGTTTGGCCCGGAATCAGTGCATTCCCTGACTTTTCCAATACAAATGTGCGGAAATGGTGGGGACAGAAGCAAAAATTCTATACTGACATGGGCATTGAAGGTATCTGGAATGATATGAATGAGCCTGCTGTTTTCAATGAAACAAAGACCATGGATTTGTCAGTCATACATGAAAATGACGGAAATCCAAAAACTCACCGCGAATTGCACAATATCTATGGTCTCCTAATGGGCGAAGCGACTTATACAGGTTTAAAAGAACAGTTATCTGGAAAGCGTCCGTTTGTGCTGACCAGAGCTGGATACGCTGGTGTACAGCGTTATGCCGCTGTCTGGACAGGAGATAATCGAAGCTTCTGGGAGCATATGCAAATGGCGATACCTATGTGCATGAATCTTGGGTTATCTGGAGTGCCATTTACCGGACCTGATGTTGGAGGCTTTGCACATGATACTACAGGGGAATTGCTGACACGCTGGACACAGCTCGGAACTTTTACCCCCTATTTCCGAAACCACAGCAATCTTGGTACAGTAGCGCAAGAGCCATGGGCGTTTGGAGAAGAAGTGGAAATGATCACGAAGAAATATATTGAACTACGTTATAAATGGCTTCCGCACCTATATACGTTGTTCCGTG
The nucleotide sequence above comes from Brevibacillus laterosporus LMG 15441. Encoded proteins:
- a CDS encoding glycoside hydrolase family 31 protein yields the protein MQDTSFAIHPGNEQASNSNQYYDIGALLDYEKTDLFHFRCERGWVSLSFYADDIVRITMKPLSKPTLESSFALIKASQDVHTICEDHDQYLLIKAAGLHLKINKNPFRISAYDPLGRLLVAEGERGMAFTQKQEIICFKEMDAADHFYGFGEKTGFLDKRGENMTMWNTDVFAPHNPETDALYESIPYFMTIRNGFAHGIFFDNTYRSVFDLKSSQTRYSFGAEGGELDYYILAGPTPKDVITQYTTLTGRMDIPPKWALGYHQSRYSYKNEQEVRELVRNFKHKEIPVDAIYLDIHYMDGYRVFTFDYDRFPHAHSLIQELKAEGINIVPIVDPGVKQDAEYPIYQEGVRENHFCKYLDGNIYVGEVWPGISAFPDFSNTNVRKWWGQKQKFYTDMGIEGIWNDMNEPAVFNETKTMDLSVIHENDGNPKTHRELHNIYGLLMGEATYTGLKEQLSGKRPFVLTRAGYAGVQRYAAVWTGDNRSFWEHMQMAIPMCMNLGLSGVPFTGPDVGGFAHDTTGELLTRWTQLGTFTPYFRNHSNLGTVAQEPWAFGEEVEMITKKYIELRYKWLPHLYTLFREAHQTGLPVMRPLVLEYPNDPHTSNLSDQFLIGENVLIAPITRPATYHRVVYLPEGTWYDYWTDTKFAGGKHIMVSAPLDTLPIFVKEGAIIPEAPAKLSTKVPDEQIMIHLYPSQQQSEYILYEDDGNTFSYQNNQYLERKITCHHDENQVEINIEDIYTGYSPSWKSMIVHVHGVDTMKTIYVNGQEVKGSYLKDKQIFTFELNQ